From Etheostoma cragini isolate CJK2018 chromosome 1, CSU_Ecrag_1.0, whole genome shotgun sequence, a single genomic window includes:
- the LOC117944463 gene encoding SHC-transforming protein 3-like isoform X2 yields MREKDLPCFKSQKRLLPGMLKRTKYSRLRNDSLTSLEDLPQRMLPPGEDLCLDSEFAQLDPGTPTHHGPSTLRDFIPRVTNIGLESPISLQGIRGQTNSVDRAIDGQTDRPLSRVEWGSGPNQRFCSQPSLNVPLSTNNLALCCTKRPITLHWMASLPWTPSSPCSQHRDSLCCLKTSSAIDDSTVEGTSDRVVHHHIKYMGSVEVTQSMRALDFDSRMKVTREAISRLCERVSAKRAVKTKMPVCKGLSALLGQINLQFSGSRSILTVSTDSLTLIAASSLQIAHHPMQAISFASGGDPDMADYIAYVAKDLVNQRACHILECPRGCAGEVINSIGHAFETRFRQLLTHTPSLLSNNPRSAAVRLCHKWSPEESITDQRLEREGKARKQWDYYNVIPGKTPPAGGIEDLRIAGVDNQDADIQVVCSSQPVSMCENSSTKEETPAPPADSMVSAVFAEQCTPLSDTRIHLIQEEGWFHGRLGREQAESLLTCSGDFLVRESSSASRQYVLSGMEGATVRHLLLVDPHGQVRTRDQVFISVGHLVRFHMENQIPIVSGSSELCLKQPILQRH; encoded by the exons atgagagagaaagacttACCTTGCTTCAAATCACAGAAACGACTCTTACCAG GCATGCTGAAGCGCACCAAATACAGTCGTCTGCGCAACGATTCACTGACATCTCTGGAGGATCTGCCCCAGAGAATGCTGCCCCCTGGAGAGGACCTTTGCTTAGACTCTGAATTTGCCCAGCTGGATCCCGGGACGCCTACACATCACGGGCCGTCCACCCTGAGGGACTTCATCCCACGTGTGACCAACATCGGATTGGAAAGTCCTATTTCCCTGCAGGGCATTAGGGGACAGACTAACTCAGTGGACAGAGCCATTGACGGACAAACTGATCGACCCTTGTCCAGAGTAGAGTGGGGCTCAGGGCCTAACCAGAGATTTTGTAGCCAACCTTCCCTCAATGTACCCCTATCCACTAATAACTTGGCTCTGTGCTGCACAAAAAGACCCATAACCCTTCATTGGATGGCCAGCCTGCCCTGGACCCCCAGCTCTCCTTGCTCACAACACAGAGACAGTCTCTGTTGTTTGAAGACCTCCTCCGCGATCGATGACAGTACAGTGGAGGGGACATCAGACAGAGTGGTTCACCATCACATCAAG TACATGGGTAGTGTGGAGGTGACCCAGTCCATGAGAGCCCTCGACTTTGATTCGAGAATGAAAGTCACACG tGAGGCAATCAGCAGACTATGTGAGAGGGTATCAGCCAAGAGAgcagtaaaaactaaaatg CCCGTATGCAAAGGACTGTCTGCTCTTCTGGGTCAAATCAACCTACAGTTTTCTGGGAGCAGGAGCATCCTCACTGTCTCAACAGACAGCTTGACTCTAATCGCTGCCTCCTCCTTACAG ATTGCCCACCACCCCATGCAGGCCATTTCATTTGCCTCAGGAGGAGATCCA gacaTGGCAGATTACATTGCTTATGTTGCCAAGGACCTCGTCAATCAGAGAG cGTGTCACATCCTGGAGTGTCCCCGGGGTTGTGCCGGTGAGGTTATCAACAGCATCGGTCATGCTTTTGAGACTCGTTTCCGCCaacttctcacacacacaccatcactcCTCTCCAACAACCCCAG GTCAGCAGCAGTGAGACTCTGTCACAAATGGAGCCCAGAGGAGTCAATAACAGACCAAAGGTTAGAGCGGGAAGGCAAAGCCAGGAAGCAATGGGACTACTACAATGTGATCCCGGGAAAGACGCCTCCCGCTGGTGGAATAGAGGACCTGCGGATTGCAGGAGTAGACAACCAGGATGCTGACATACAAGTG GTTTGTTCATCTCAGCCTGTTTCAATGTGTGAGAACTCTTCCACCAAAGAAGAAACTCCAGCTCCACCTGCAG ACTCGATGGTATCGGCGGTCTTTGCTGAACAGTGCACCCCCCTCTCTGACACACGGATCCACCTGATCCAGGAGGAAGGCTGGTTCCATGGCAG GTTAGGAAGAGAGCAGGCAGAGTCACTTCTCACCTGTAGTGGGGATTTCCTGGTCAGAGAGAGCAGCTCTGCCTCTCGTCAGTATGTACTCAGCGGGATGGAGGGAGCCACCGTGCGGCACTTACTGCTGGTGGATCCACATGGGCAG GTGCGGACCCGTGATCAGGTGTTTATTAGTGTGGGTCACCTGGTGCGTTTCCACATGGAGAACCAGATACCCATCGTCTCTGGAAGCAGTGAGCTGTGTCTGAAACAGCCAATCCTACAAAGACACTAA
- the LOC117944463 gene encoding SHC-transforming protein 3-like isoform X1 → MREKDLPCFKSQKRLLPGMLKRTKYSRLRNDSLTSLEDLPQRMLPPGEDLCLDSEFAQLDPGTPTHHGPSTLRDFIPRVTNIGLESPISLQGIRGQTNSVDRAIDGQTDRPLSRVEWGSGPNQRFCSQPSLNVPLSTNNLALCCTKRPITLHWMASLPWTPSSPCSQHRDSLCCLKTSSAIDDSTVEGTSDRVVHHHIKYMGSVEVTQSMRALDFDSRMKVTREAISRLCERVSAKRAVKTKMPVCKGLSALLGQINLQFSGSRSILTVSTDSLTLIAASSLQKIAHHPMQAISFASGGDPDMADYIAYVAKDLVNQRACHILECPRGCAGEVINSIGHAFETRFRQLLTHTPSLLSNNPRSAAVRLCHKWSPEESITDQRLEREGKARKQWDYYNVIPGKTPPAGGIEDLRIAGVDNQDADIQVVCSSQPVSMCENSSTKEETPAPPADSMVSAVFAEQCTPLSDTRIHLIQEEGWFHGRLGREQAESLLTCSGDFLVRESSSASRQYVLSGMEGATVRHLLLVDPHGQVRTRDQVFISVGHLVRFHMENQIPIVSGSSELCLKQPILQRH, encoded by the exons atgagagagaaagacttACCTTGCTTCAAATCACAGAAACGACTCTTACCAG GCATGCTGAAGCGCACCAAATACAGTCGTCTGCGCAACGATTCACTGACATCTCTGGAGGATCTGCCCCAGAGAATGCTGCCCCCTGGAGAGGACCTTTGCTTAGACTCTGAATTTGCCCAGCTGGATCCCGGGACGCCTACACATCACGGGCCGTCCACCCTGAGGGACTTCATCCCACGTGTGACCAACATCGGATTGGAAAGTCCTATTTCCCTGCAGGGCATTAGGGGACAGACTAACTCAGTGGACAGAGCCATTGACGGACAAACTGATCGACCCTTGTCCAGAGTAGAGTGGGGCTCAGGGCCTAACCAGAGATTTTGTAGCCAACCTTCCCTCAATGTACCCCTATCCACTAATAACTTGGCTCTGTGCTGCACAAAAAGACCCATAACCCTTCATTGGATGGCCAGCCTGCCCTGGACCCCCAGCTCTCCTTGCTCACAACACAGAGACAGTCTCTGTTGTTTGAAGACCTCCTCCGCGATCGATGACAGTACAGTGGAGGGGACATCAGACAGAGTGGTTCACCATCACATCAAG TACATGGGTAGTGTGGAGGTGACCCAGTCCATGAGAGCCCTCGACTTTGATTCGAGAATGAAAGTCACACG tGAGGCAATCAGCAGACTATGTGAGAGGGTATCAGCCAAGAGAgcagtaaaaactaaaatg CCCGTATGCAAAGGACTGTCTGCTCTTCTGGGTCAAATCAACCTACAGTTTTCTGGGAGCAGGAGCATCCTCACTGTCTCAACAGACAGCTTGACTCTAATCGCTGCCTCCTCCTTACAG AAGATTGCCCACCACCCCATGCAGGCCATTTCATTTGCCTCAGGAGGAGATCCA gacaTGGCAGATTACATTGCTTATGTTGCCAAGGACCTCGTCAATCAGAGAG cGTGTCACATCCTGGAGTGTCCCCGGGGTTGTGCCGGTGAGGTTATCAACAGCATCGGTCATGCTTTTGAGACTCGTTTCCGCCaacttctcacacacacaccatcactcCTCTCCAACAACCCCAG GTCAGCAGCAGTGAGACTCTGTCACAAATGGAGCCCAGAGGAGTCAATAACAGACCAAAGGTTAGAGCGGGAAGGCAAAGCCAGGAAGCAATGGGACTACTACAATGTGATCCCGGGAAAGACGCCTCCCGCTGGTGGAATAGAGGACCTGCGGATTGCAGGAGTAGACAACCAGGATGCTGACATACAAGTG GTTTGTTCATCTCAGCCTGTTTCAATGTGTGAGAACTCTTCCACCAAAGAAGAAACTCCAGCTCCACCTGCAG ACTCGATGGTATCGGCGGTCTTTGCTGAACAGTGCACCCCCCTCTCTGACACACGGATCCACCTGATCCAGGAGGAAGGCTGGTTCCATGGCAG GTTAGGAAGAGAGCAGGCAGAGTCACTTCTCACCTGTAGTGGGGATTTCCTGGTCAGAGAGAGCAGCTCTGCCTCTCGTCAGTATGTACTCAGCGGGATGGAGGGAGCCACCGTGCGGCACTTACTGCTGGTGGATCCACATGGGCAG GTGCGGACCCGTGATCAGGTGTTTATTAGTGTGGGTCACCTGGTGCGTTTCCACATGGAGAACCAGATACCCATCGTCTCTGGAAGCAGTGAGCTGTGTCTGAAACAGCCAATCCTACAAAGACACTAA